In one window of Candidatus Eisenbacteria bacterium DNA:
- a CDS encoding TerC family protein, which yields MNEMVLLWVGFIGLILALLALDLGVFHRRAHAVSLREAFFWSAVWIACGLLFSKFVYFGYQHHWFGLGTMPDPVDRAMNNGTTAALKYLTGFVVEKSLSADNIFVIAMIFNFFGVPPIYRHRVLFWGIVGALVLRGVMIAIGATLVARFTWILLIFGVFLIVTGIKMLFLNSEDVDPNKNAAVRLARRLFPVTSRFHGQRFLVRAGTRGSHEGALPGEEDVRDEVVERARPGTLMLTPLAIALLTVETSDVIFAVDSIPAIFAITGDPFLVFTSNVFAILGLRALFFVLSGMIEKFRYLKVSLSLVLVLIGVKMLVAKKLHHLLGEHFHAIVLAVVLSILAAGVLFSLADGKKRTRA from the coding sequence GTGAACGAGATGGTCCTTCTCTGGGTCGGGTTTATCGGTCTGATCCTCGCGCTTCTCGCGCTCGATCTCGGCGTGTTCCATCGCCGCGCGCACGCGGTATCTCTCCGAGAGGCGTTCTTCTGGTCCGCGGTTTGGATCGCGTGCGGCCTTCTCTTCTCCAAGTTCGTCTACTTCGGCTACCAGCATCATTGGTTCGGGCTCGGCACGATGCCGGATCCGGTCGATCGCGCGATGAACAACGGAACGACCGCCGCCCTCAAGTACCTCACCGGCTTCGTCGTGGAGAAGTCGCTCTCCGCCGACAACATCTTCGTCATCGCGATGATCTTCAACTTCTTCGGAGTGCCTCCGATCTACCGGCACCGCGTTCTCTTCTGGGGCATCGTGGGGGCGCTCGTCTTGCGCGGCGTGATGATCGCGATCGGGGCGACGCTCGTCGCGCGTTTCACCTGGATCCTCTTGATCTTCGGGGTCTTTCTCATCGTCACGGGGATCAAGATGCTCTTCCTGAATTCGGAGGACGTCGATCCGAACAAGAACGCTGCGGTCCGGCTCGCGCGGCGGCTCTTTCCGGTCACGTCGCGCTTCCACGGCCAGCGTTTTCTCGTGAGGGCGGGCACGAGGGGGTCGCACGAGGGGGCCCTTCCCGGCGAGGAGGATGTGCGCGACGAGGTGGTCGAGCGCGCGAGACCGGGGACGCTCATGCTCACTCCGCTCGCGATCGCGCTCCTGACCGTGGAGACGAGCGACGTGATCTTCGCCGTCGACTCGATCCCCGCGATCTTCGCGATCACCGGGGATCCGTTTCTCGTCTTCACCAGCAATGTGTTCGCGATTCTCGGTCTCCGCGCGCTCTTCTTCGTCCTTTCGGGAATGATCGAGAAGTTCCGCTACTTGAAGGTCTCCCTCTCGCTGGTGCTCGTTCTCATCGGGGTGAAGATGCTCGTCGCGAAGAAGCTCCATCATCTTCTCGGCGAGCACTTCCACGCCATCGTGCTCGCGGTGGTGCTCTCGATCCTGGCGGCTGGGGTTCTCTTCTCGCTGGCGGACGGGAAGAAGCGAACACGCGCCTGA
- a CDS encoding ExsB family transcriptional regulator produces the protein MIREILADNLNTEQFINESIEEIRRAVGNGEAINALSGGVDSSAVTMLGARALGERLRTVFVENGLMREGEPERVRALFGSLGVEVEIVDARAEFFSALAGIADPEEKREAITRTFYRDVFGRVVRESGARFLLQGTILTDVEETVAGIKRQHNVFEQLGIDPEKAFGYRILEPLIRLRKDGVRKVGRALGLPEEIFRRIPFPGPALAARVVGAVTPERIETVRKATAVVERYLSGTGAFQYLAILHEDRVTGIRDGKRDYGMQIEVRCWESVDARVAKPTRLPFDALEKLAADIIREAPGVVSVTYHIAPKPPSTIEAV, from the coding sequence ATGATCCGGGAGATCCTCGCAGATAATCTGAACACTGAACAGTTCATCAATGAATCGATCGAGGAGATTCGCCGCGCGGTCGGGAACGGCGAGGCGATCAACGCCCTCTCCGGCGGCGTCGACTCCTCCGCCGTCACGATGCTCGGCGCCCGAGCGCTCGGGGAGCGGCTCCGGACGGTGTTCGTCGAGAACGGCCTTATGCGCGAGGGGGAGCCGGAGCGGGTCCGCGCCCTCTTCGGGAGTCTCGGCGTCGAGGTCGAGATCGTCGACGCGCGCGCCGAGTTCTTCTCCGCGCTCGCCGGGATCGCCGACCCGGAGGAGAAGCGGGAGGCGATCACTCGAACCTTCTATCGCGACGTCTTCGGCCGCGTCGTCCGCGAGAGCGGCGCGAGGTTCCTGCTCCAGGGGACGATCCTCACCGACGTCGAAGAGACGGTGGCGGGAATCAAGCGCCAGCACAACGTGTTCGAGCAGCTCGGGATCGACCCGGAGAAAGCGTTCGGCTACCGGATCCTCGAGCCGCTCATCCGCCTCCGCAAGGACGGCGTCCGAAAGGTCGGCCGCGCCCTCGGTCTGCCGGAGGAGATCTTCCGGCGGATCCCGTTCCCCGGCCCTGCGCTCGCGGCGCGCGTGGTCGGCGCGGTGACCCCCGAGCGGATCGAGACGGTGCGGAAGGCGACCGCGGTCGTCGAGCGTTACCTCTCCGGGACGGGCGCGTTCCAGTATCTCGCGATCCTCCACGAGGACCGCGTGACCGGGATACGCGACGGGAAGCGCGACTACGGCATGCAGATCGAGGTGCGTTGCTGGGAGAGCGTCGACGCGCGCGTCGCGAAGCCGACTCGCCTCCCCTTCGATGCGCTCGAGAAGCTAGCCGCCGACATCATCCGCGAGGCGCCGGGCGTCGTGAGCGTGACGTATCACATCGCTCCGAAGCCCCCCTCGACGATCGAGGCGGTGTAG
- a CDS encoding efflux RND transporter permease subunit: protein MLEKAIRFSIDNRAIVLLLAAILVAGGIWAIYEIRLDAIPDLSDVQVIVQVDFPEQSPDVVEDQVVYPLTTAMLNVPHAKVVRGYSFMGFGFVYVLFDDGTDLYWARSRVLEYLNQIRLPEDATAKLGPDATGLGWVYEYVLIDTTGAHDLSDLRSVQDFFLKYELGSLPGVSEVASIGGFVKQYQVEVDPRALQAFGISIQKVRESIRASNADAGGGVLEMGETEFMVRGRGYFRGVEDIEKVVLDVGNGGTPILLRHVARVSIGPELRRGAAEWNGEGEVVGGIVVMRIGENALEVIDRVKKRIAAIEPSLPPGVEIKTAYDRSVLIREAVRTLRIKLTEQMAVIALMIALFLLHLRSALVSIVSIPVAVLASILLMHLLGIHANIMSLGGIAIAIGVLDDAALVLVENAHKHAERKKKGVAHAEVIFEAAREVGPSLFYALLIVTVSFLPVFGLSEQSGRLFKPLAYTKTFAMAVCAILTVTLMPALMAVFVRGRLRKEEDHPVTRPLVAAYRPMVRWVLRHRYATLAIALVVLLATIVPLSRIGNEFMPPLYEGDLLYMPTTNPGLPIAKANEILQQTDKIIRSFPEVKAVFGKVGRAETATDPAPLSMIETTILLEKDRSKWREGVDSDSLIRELDAAIQFPGLTNSWTMPIKTRIDMLSTGVKTPVGIKILGPNLDTLAAIGEKAEAIVKGLDGTVSAYSMRAVSGRFVDFDIDRDACARYGLNVMDVQEVLMAAVGGMEVTRTVEGLERYGVNVRYPRELRQDLDALRSILVPTPSGAQVPIGQLADIRIVSGPMEILTENARRAVTVFVDIRGIDVGTYVKRAQEAVGAQIALPPGYSIVWSGQYEYMQAAAKRLRLLVPLTLLIVFLLLFLHFRTISEAFIRLLPLPFAVVGGIWLLWLLGYNASVAVWVGFISVAGLAAETGIVMQVYIDEATARYRREGRLRTREDLDEAIAEGAVDRLRPKVMTVATTIVGLLPIMIGMEAEIGSSVMKRIAAPMVGGLITSTVETLLLIPAIYSIWKERTLLK from the coding sequence ATGCTCGAGAAGGCGATCCGCTTCAGCATCGACAACCGGGCGATCGTTCTCCTTCTCGCGGCGATCCTCGTCGCCGGCGGGATCTGGGCGATCTACGAGATCCGCCTCGACGCGATCCCCGATCTCTCCGACGTCCAAGTGATCGTCCAAGTCGATTTCCCCGAGCAATCGCCGGATGTCGTCGAGGACCAGGTCGTTTATCCGCTCACGACCGCGATGCTGAACGTCCCGCACGCGAAGGTCGTCCGGGGTTACTCGTTCATGGGCTTCGGCTTCGTCTATGTTCTCTTCGACGACGGCACCGACCTCTATTGGGCGCGAAGCCGCGTTCTCGAATACCTGAACCAAATTCGCCTTCCGGAAGATGCGACTGCGAAGCTCGGGCCGGACGCGACCGGACTCGGTTGGGTCTACGAGTATGTCCTCATCGACACGACCGGCGCGCACGACCTCTCCGATCTCCGCTCGGTCCAGGACTTCTTCCTCAAGTACGAGCTCGGCTCGCTCCCCGGCGTGTCGGAAGTCGCATCGATCGGCGGCTTCGTGAAGCAGTATCAAGTCGAGGTCGATCCGCGCGCCCTTCAGGCGTTTGGGATCTCGATCCAAAAGGTTCGCGAGTCGATCCGCGCCTCGAACGCGGACGCGGGGGGCGGCGTCCTCGAGATGGGCGAGACCGAGTTTATGGTGCGCGGGCGCGGCTACTTTCGCGGGGTCGAGGATATCGAGAAGGTCGTTCTCGATGTCGGCAATGGAGGAACGCCGATTCTTCTCCGTCACGTCGCGCGCGTCTCGATCGGCCCGGAGCTCCGGCGCGGCGCCGCCGAGTGGAACGGAGAGGGAGAGGTCGTCGGCGGGATCGTCGTCATGCGGATCGGCGAGAACGCGCTCGAGGTGATCGACCGCGTGAAGAAGCGAATCGCGGCAATCGAGCCGAGCCTCCCGCCCGGCGTCGAAATCAAGACTGCATATGATCGAAGCGTTCTCATTCGCGAGGCGGTCCGCACGCTTCGCATCAAGCTGACCGAACAGATGGCCGTCATCGCGCTCATGATCGCGCTCTTCCTCCTTCATCTTCGCTCGGCGCTCGTCTCGATCGTCTCGATCCCGGTCGCGGTGCTCGCGTCGATCCTTCTCATGCACCTTCTCGGCATCCACGCGAACATCATGTCGCTCGGGGGGATCGCCATCGCGATCGGCGTTCTCGACGACGCGGCACTCGTCCTCGTCGAGAACGCGCACAAGCACGCGGAGCGGAAGAAGAAGGGGGTCGCCCACGCGGAGGTGATCTTCGAGGCGGCGCGCGAGGTGGGGCCCTCGCTCTTCTACGCGCTCCTCATCGTCACGGTGTCGTTCCTTCCGGTCTTCGGGCTCTCGGAGCAGTCGGGACGGCTCTTCAAGCCGCTCGCCTACACGAAGACATTCGCGATGGCTGTCTGCGCGATCCTAACGGTCACATTGATGCCCGCTCTGATGGCGGTGTTCGTGCGGGGACGTCTTCGGAAGGAAGAGGACCACCCCGTGACGCGCCCGCTCGTCGCCGCGTACCGTCCGATGGTGCGCTGGGTTCTCCGGCATCGCTACGCCACGCTCGCGATCGCGCTCGTAGTCCTTCTCGCGACGATTGTTCCACTCTCAAGAATCGGCAACGAGTTCATGCCGCCCCTCTACGAAGGGGATCTCCTCTACATGCCGACGACGAACCCGGGGCTTCCGATCGCGAAAGCGAACGAGATCCTGCAACAGACCGACAAGATCATCCGGAGCTTCCCCGAGGTGAAGGCGGTCTTCGGAAAGGTCGGCCGCGCGGAAACCGCCACCGATCCGGCGCCCCTCTCGATGATCGAGACCACGATTCTTCTCGAGAAGGACCGCTCGAAGTGGCGCGAGGGCGTCGATTCGGATTCGCTCATCCGCGAGCTCGACGCCGCGATCCAGTTCCCGGGTCTCACGAACTCCTGGACGATGCCGATCAAGACCCGCATCGACATGCTCTCGACGGGGGTGAAGACGCCGGTCGGGATCAAGATCCTTGGGCCAAATCTCGACACGCTCGCGGCGATCGGCGAGAAAGCCGAGGCGATCGTGAAGGGCCTCGATGGAACGGTGTCGGCGTATTCGATGCGCGCGGTGTCGGGACGATTCGTCGATTTCGACATCGACCGCGACGCTTGCGCTCGCTACGGACTGAACGTCATGGATGTCCAAGAGGTCCTCATGGCTGCCGTCGGCGGAATGGAAGTGACCCGGACGGTGGAGGGGTTGGAGCGCTACGGCGTGAACGTGCGCTATCCGCGCGAGCTTCGCCAGGATCTCGATGCGCTCCGGAGCATCCTCGTCCCGACGCCGAGCGGCGCGCAGGTTCCGATCGGGCAGCTCGCCGACATTCGGATCGTCTCGGGCCCGATGGAGATCCTCACGGAAAACGCGAGGCGCGCGGTGACGGTCTTCGTCGACATCCGCGGAATCGACGTCGGCACGTATGTGAAGCGGGCGCAAGAGGCGGTCGGCGCGCAGATCGCGCTCCCGCCCGGATACTCGATCGTCTGGTCCGGTCAGTACGAGTACATGCAGGCGGCCGCGAAGCGTCTTCGCCTTCTCGTTCCGCTCACGCTCCTCATCGTGTTTCTCCTGCTTTTCCTTCACTTCCGAACGATCTCGGAGGCGTTCATTCGTCTTCTTCCGCTCCCGTTCGCCGTGGTCGGCGGGATATGGCTCCTCTGGCTTCTCGGCTACAACGCGTCGGTCGCGGTGTGGGTCGGGTTCATCAGCGTGGCGGGGCTCGCGGCGGAGACGGGGATCGTGATGCAGGTCTACATCGACGAAGCGACGGCGCGCTATCGAAGAGAGGGAAGGCTTCGGACGCGCGAAGATCTCGACGAGGCGATCGCCGAGGGGGCGGTCGATCGTCTCCGTCCGAAGGTGATGACCGTGGCGACCACGATCGTCGGCCTTCTTCCGATCATGATCGGGATGGAGGCGGAGATCGGCTCTTCCGTGATGAAGCGGATCGCCGCGCCGATGGTGGGAGGGCTCATCACGTCGACGGTCGAGACTCTTCTCCTCATCCCCGCGATCTACTCGATTTGGAAGGAACGAACCTTATTGAAGTAA